Part of the Anoplopoma fimbria isolate UVic2021 breed Golden Eagle Sablefish chromosome 4, Afim_UVic_2022, whole genome shotgun sequence genome, TATGTTTAGAATCACTGTCCCTCGCCATTGACAGCCAGGTGGTTTTGTGTACTATTGTTTAACCAAATACAAACAGGAGCAAAGCTGAAAATCAGCACTTTAACTTAACAGTTATCGTTTCAGGTGAAACAAATTAGTTTGCATCTTCTCCCCGTGTTAGTATTGGTTTTCTCTGAGTTCTCCAGTCACCTCCCGCTGTCCAAAGACTTGCAGgtaatgttaaatgttgacTCTTACATTGTTTAATTTTAGCTGGAATAAGCTCCAGCCCCAGCGACCTTGGGAAGGATAACGGATGACGAAATAGAtagtattaaataaaatgttgttgattGTGTAAGTCCACATGACTTGTCATCTTTCAccacaaacattatttttacaaaGGAGAAGTAGATGGAGGAAAAAGAGCCTCGTGGGTTTCTCTGGCATCATTTCCTAAAGAATAAGATGAGAGATGATGAAATCTGACCATTTGCTGTCCTTGTAATTGCTGATATTTGCACATTATATGCATACAGGTGCACATACTAGCTCTTTTTAACTTATGAGGCATATTATATGAGACATAGGAGACATATTTCTTTGGAACTGTTAAAGGCCAAACAGTTTCAGCTTCTTTCTGTTAGTGGCttctcttcatttaaaaaaatgtaaatttactaGCAGCATGTCTCTGAATAGATTTCTTTATTCTTCAAAGGTTTCACAAGACATTTCTCTTGGCGTATGACATTGTTTCAGAGTTTTTCTGCAGTCAGCTACTGGTTAAGCTTTATTCAGGTGTGTTGTCACTTAACTACTagatttttgttatatttcacaGCTAAATGGCTAACCTGTACCTGTATTCTAACCTTAATCTAAACCAAAGCGGGATTATCAACAGGCCGATTAGCCAGAACAGGCCACCAAAATCCTCAAGATCACTGTGTGGCAATTGGTTTGTATTAATATGATCTACTGTAACTCTGTGCTTTGGTGCTAAACAATGATACAAACTGACATGAAAATGTAGGTCCTGCTTTATTACCTGAAAATGTCAACATCTTTGGATTTACACTTTTTATTTCTTGCCGAGGGTTAGATGATTGTTAACACTTACAGAAGAAAAGCCTGTTTGATGGTTTGTCTGGTTAGGTAATGGAATGTCACTCACAAGCTGTTTGTAAGTATGCATCTCATCTCGCCAACTTGCTAAACCTGTGTGCCTCGTTTGCTTGAAAACAATCGatgttgcaaaaaaatgcaatcGTAGGCGTCGCCATTACACAAAGCATGCAACTTTAGATATGGAACAACCCGCATAACATTTATATAAGATGGGAATTCATTTCAGCTTTGGCCATCCAAGGCTACTGCCATTCAATGCACAACCAGCAAAGCAAGCACAGCTTTGTGAGTGAGGAAGGCCTGACTCCTGCATTGGGATGCGTAGGCTCCTCATTAAAAATATGCTGACAGATGGATTTATAACGTCTTTAGTAGGACAACCTGCAGATAGAATGCAcatatttgagtttttattatcattattattattattagatatgTTAGCTATTCATTATTAAAGTTACACAGCTGTAGGATATGAGCCATATTTTTagacaaaatacaacaaagaccTGAGAGGAATAAACTATACTGAGCATTTGATTAAACAATCTCCCTTCTCGTGCAACTTACTGCTTATTCTGGTCTTCCATCAGCAGATGAAGTTTGCACAGTGCTCTCGGAGCTGTtgatcaaacatttatttactggAGGGCATTCAAAAGCCATCCATGTTGGTTTGATGGTTTGACGTTATTATAGCTTCAAGAGCGTAATAGAGGTACATAAgacattgtgtcattttttgaTAAAAGTCAAAAGATGGCAAATGATTGCAGCATTATCCTTTAAGCTATAGAAAATCTACATTGTGATTAGAAGAAGTCATATGGGTCCCGACCTTTGCTGATTATCTGTGGACTTAGTATCTGCAGGCTCTAttcatcacatacacacacagagatatgTAGGGGGTGGATGCCTTTGGTAACACTGGGTCATTTCATTTTAGGAAGTGGTTACAAGCTTGTTCGCAcattgtgtgcatttgtgtgtgcaaaaaaataTCTTTGTCTTGTGATCAGGTGACGATACTGgcaaaacatgcatttatagGTCTCATGAGTGGTGTTTTATCATAAGACTTCCAACTGTGATATACATCTCCGCCCTCAGCTACTAGTAATGTCGACCTCGACCTGCTTGATcccactgaaacaaaaacagcatcaaAGTGAACAAGCCTTAAACATTGTGTAATGTATCTGGGCATTATAACAAAGACCATGAAACGGGCACCCATGAGTGAGCTGCATTTGGTTTTCTTTACTGGGAGGATGACCTAGAGGGCACTTCATCGTGTTTTATCTACTGTAGGGGAAAGAAAAGTCAAACACTGAAATCAAGCATTATCATTAACAGGATGATAATCAATAATAGTCTCTGGAGTATCAGTGGAGTCGACCTTGGTAGTCTTACAGGATTCCTTTGATAATGACACACATGGGCGACTCAGTGGACTTTACATATGTGGCTTGATAACATGCTGATATGCCAATGCAACATCATCTTGTGGCTTTAATGGTTTGTTCTGTTGTTGCTGGTCCTCTGATGTCATTGTCATTTTGTTGCCAGTTACTCTGTTTTAAAGCCAGTAACTCTTTTCAATTTGTGGAATTTGTTAAGAATAATGTGTAGTTTATCATCAAAAGTGTAACAAGTCATGTGTGCAGCATTTGAATGCAAGACAAATTTCTCTATGGGGATATTTTAGTATATCAATCATAACGTACACTGCTAAATTAAAAGTGGGGTCTCTTGAATTTGCAAACTATTCATGTATTTTcattctaaaatatatataaatctaaaCCATGGCACTATCGTgtgattgaaggacaacccaTAATAGGCTAATCCCCCATCTAGAACGCAAGTGTATCTGACCGACAGTTATGCCTTCATTTTAATCTATGCAGATCTCTGCTCTGTCCCACGGGTGTAACCGCGACTTTAAGCATTTCTTTAGGCTTGAAGTCTATATTTTTTTGCGTGTAAATGATTAgttaatgcaaaacaaaaaggcacGCATTAACTATGACTATGGCTGAAGAGCAGCTTAGAAGCAGCGATGCAGTTAGCTGTGTGTGTAGTTGcttaaacagttaaaaataagCAGATAACAGTTCGCTGATAGTAAAACACACcttcaaaaacaataaaagtgagcaaactgttttccccTTAGACATCCAGTCTATAGTTTTctcccactgtgtctctggccACAGAGTAGTGGGTGGAGGTTGGTGAAGCACAATGTCAGTATAAAACAGAAGTGTTtggagaaagtgtgagtcaccgcaaccaTGTGAGGGCACTATCTAAAAATACTTCAGAATATAGGGACTTTAAACATGATCAATAACTCAGACTCATTCTATGATTTAAGACCATAAGgccatagatagatagatagatagatagatagatagatagatagatagatagatagatagatagatagatagatagatagatagatagatagatagatagataggtttatatatagatacataggttgatagatagatagatagatagatagatagatagatagatagatagatagatagatagatagatagatagatagatagatagatagatagatagatggatcgATAGACAGACAGATCGTCATGGGTTTATAAGACACCaaaaatacagctgcagtggacaCACATTTCATTAAGTCACCGCTCGATcttaaacaaaatattctgccttctctccaaggcctggcaaatacaatcaacataaatggaagtaaTTTTAATAAAGAGTACATCCCTTATATGATTGTAGATAggatagtaaaacaaaaagtgcaccttGTTTTCCATTTCCCCGAGCTCTCGCAACAAACAAAGTTATACTTCACATAAAGTTTTGCactatagttattcttaatgagACAAAAAGTTCTTAACTTTTGTTTACACCATatattaacataacatttttctCTATGCATGAGAAACAGTTTGTTCATAAACTCGTGAATATCACAAAGTAACGtgttatgaaaaatgtatgacaAATCATTCTTAtcaaacagagatttcaaacccttagcccAGTGATGGCCATGCACGATGTCccagtgaaatacattttttagttGGTCTATGCTCAGACATCTTCCCGAGTCTGTTCCAAAGTCGAAGCCTTTGACACTTATGTCTGCTGTTTGGAGGTTTCCAACACATATCCCCACTAATGGCCAAAACAGAAGTAGATTTTTGAATGTGTTACAACTTGTGTGGTCACAGAAACCACAAACAccagaaacacactcacacaggacATACACGTGAATTATTGAGTTGTTTATAAGTATTGAATCCTAGATTACCACAATGTTTCACTTTGTTCAGTACAGATCCCCCTGGAACATTAacagcttctttaaatgtcatgtgctCGTCATAGGCTCGTTTTTAAAAAGAGGGGGTAATCCATATTTAACGTTTTTGTTACACTGTTATGTTACATTCTACATAGAGATAAATTCcattcagcagcagcttcactgcTGTTTGGCTTCAGGGATGCAGGAGTGTTTATTTTCAGCAGCCACTAGCACCGCAAGGGCAGAGAGATTTTCTCTGCTGCGCAGCAAAGATTAattgagaaagagaaaaacattagagagggaggagagggagggaactGGTGAGATAGATAAAGAAAGAGTAAGAGCAGGGAGGTGTGGTTTGTGAGAACGTCTGGGGAGACCCACAGAGGCTAGACTGTGAGTACTAGAGAGCACTAAGCTGGAGAATAATACTACTTAACAactgtgcattttgtttttgtgacttCACAGGAGTTAAGAATCcatgtttacacattttaattgattCCTATTGTTGTTAAGATGAtagttttcatgtttattttgctGAGGATTCACTAAATAGCCTGGACTGAAGCACAACATTTTGTGCCCAGATGTTTTGGCTCATGTCTTGCTTTTGCAACTTGAAGATTTTCCATTAAAGCGCTTTTGACGTGTCAAGCGGGTCATGTtcttttttatagaaaaatgaatttaaaggtGCAGAACAGGCCCATGTCAAATGTATCAGAAttacatttctcattttttatttcctttgtttgGCAGGTGCAGTGACAGGAGACATCTGTATGTGTCCATGCAGgtgacatttgtttgtgaatttCCTGCCCGGGTTTGAGGAAGCAAACCATGCCAGGGCTTGGCAACAGCTTGTCTGTGCGACGCCTCCTCACCTTTGCTACAGGTCTGGTGGAATGTCTGTGCTTCGCTGGAGCCGTGTTTGGATGGGCTTCGCTTGTTTTTATCCTGAAGACGGATGGCTACTTCAGCTCTCAATGCGTCAACACCACATATTTCAATGCAACTCAAGTCTTAGGTTAGTTTGAAATGCTCACCCCTACTGCTGttaattctttattatttttaggttATTTTGGGACCTTTATTTCGCCTTTATAAGATAGTACAGCCGAAGATAGACTGGAAAGGGGGAGAGGGCGCCCCATTGCCTGGATTTCTAAAATGAATTACAAATCTAGATGTTTTTGTGTCCTCTGACCTTTGTCACCTGGTTAGCCATATATTTCACAACCATTTATTCTCTCttcctttatgttttatgtgtctACAGATTGCAGTGGACAGGATGAACAGTTCTCTCTTGTTTTCACCATCGCCTCCTTCATGAACAATTTCCTGACGTTGCCCAATGGCTTCCTCTTTGACATGTTTGGTACTACAGTGGCTCGCCTCTTTGGaatgtgagtaaaaaaaagatttcctgTGTAATTTCTCATCAAAACAGTGACTCGGTAGAGGTCTTAAAACCCACCAGTCAGGTAGTAAAGAGGAATCAAATGACAAACAGTAAGGTAGTAAAGAACCACAACAAGAGGTTGGTTATTGGTTTCACAATTGAACAAGTGCAAGTTGTACAAAGTTTCTtgcaaattcaaattcaaattcaaggaactaggaaggaaagaaaaactgcATCTGGTTGCTTTGctgtaacttcctgttttggATGCAGcaataaaactaaacataatAAATGTCCCTGCAGCCTGATGTTTTTACTAAATCAAACACGCTTCCCTGAAGACAGGGCTCATTATGATCTCCCTGCATGGCTGTTACTCTCTCTGCCTATTGTGATTAAGCTAATGCTACAGTGCAGAGAGGCATTTGCTGTAGATTCAGTCTCTGATATTTCCCTCTAAGGGATTTCCAAATATGTTTGAGCTAAATATACTCTACAAGCTCCTGGGAAGTAAAAGGGACATGTACTGTAGGAAAAGTTGTAAAAGCGAAAGGCGAGAGTAGCTCCCTCAATGATTGTTACGTAAAGTTGCTGAGGTTTCCTGTCAGCAACAAGAATAGATATGCAGCGTACATACCAGAGCCTGACACTTAGCAATGTAGaatgaagagaaaatgttttctgagaaaaaggagcagttaagaaaataaaggaCAATGAAATGGAAAGAGGAAGCGTGAGAGAATGATCATGAATCATCGGCGGATGGAGGAATGTCAGAGAGAAGtattttgagtgtttttgtgcTGATGTTCCAACCGTGTGATGAAGAAGTCCCTCCTACTGCCTCAGAGTTAATATTTATCATATAACAtaactaaacacacacatacctacCCAGCAGATATATCTAAATCCTCAATAACAAACTGGCACTAAGGACACCCATATGTTTCCACTAAAAGAGGGTGGAGGGAAAATAGTTGGACAAGACGCAGCATGTGGAGCTGAGGATAGATCTTTGTTCAAAAGTCAACCAAACTTTTTCAAACAGCAGAACCTGcttttaatcagattttctgtGACTTTGAACTGAAcgtttactgttttttattcattttaaaaccaatTGTCTCCGtcacaaattatttgttttgtaaaatcttGTGGCTGGTTACTGTGAAGCTCCCATTAAGCCAAGACGAGCCTCAGAAAGATGACCTGAAAACACTGGGATTTATTTTTCCCACCAGATTTCTTTACACCACGGGTACTCTGATGGTGGCCTTCTCGACTGCAGGTGAAAAacatttctccttctttttgttttctcaggaACCTCACTGTTTAAACAATAAGAGTAAAGGTGTTACAGCTTTTTAATGCTCatttttcccatgttttttttctatcagcCTCGTCCAACCTGCTGTTCCCAGCTGTCTCCCTCCTGGCAGCAGGTGGCATCTTATTCCTAATAACAAACATGCAGGTACTGAAGCAGttgttcacattaaaaaagataattgtcAGTTTCACCtaaattaatttcttatttCCTTGATTATTTAATTGATTACTCTGTGAAATGTCTGGAAATTGTGAAAGCTGTCAGTCACaattaaatctatttatttatttgactatTTCTGGATGTATTACTTGTATTTGTGCTCTGTCAGTTGAGTATCAGCTAAAGTAGAATAGATAATGATAAAGAAACAACTGACTCTAAATAATACTATGACCCATTTGTAAGGAGTGACTGAGAAACACAgttgaaaaagctttttttgagAGAGTCAGAGGTTTGATGTTCAAGATTGTTGTGTTCACCAAAGTAGAAGACAGTCTACTCACTAAATCactaaaaaaagtcacaaaacaagAACACCAACTGCAGGGCTTCTCTCAGACTCAGCTCATGAAAGCTCTCTCAAGGAAACAATCTAAATCCAAATCATCCTGttcaaacaaataatttaacaCAGCAGGAACATATTTTACGCCGATTGAGAGAAAAGTAGatgcaaaaaagcaaagaaagcCCCAAATAGGTACACACTTAAATGCGACATCTGTTTAAATGAATTACAAATTATCTCCTAAAGGTAGGAAACCTGTTCGGCTCACGTCGCTCCACCATCATCACTCTCTATAACGGGGCCTTCGACTCTTCGTCAGCACTCTTCCTTGTCATCAAGGTGagaaacatccacacacattcacagagaaATATATTCAACCTATCTAATAATGTAATGATGATCTCGATGTCTTCTCCTGCAGCTGTTACACGAGGCTGGTGTCTCTCTCcgctcctccttcctcttcctgtccgcCTGCAGCGTCATTCACCTCCTCAGGACTTTCTTCCTGCTGCCAAGAAAGCACATTCCCTACCCGGTGCCTGATGACTTCACATACGGGTACCAaaccagaaaaacacacacacatcaaataaaatatgctgaaaatgatttaacattaaagttaaaaaaaagcaatcgtgtaaatatacaaaattaaGCTCTTTGCTAGAAGTGCTACTACACAGCCCAGTAAATAGTTCAGTGTACTCTTACAGGAAGAAATATGGGATGTGATAGGACATAATGTCCGAGttgaaaacaatttaaattaaaaaaaaggcaagataTATAAGATAGAAAGTACATTTGTCTTGACGTAGtgcatacatacagtatatacacagaCTGTCACCAGTCTGCCTGCTTTccaaaataacaacattatttcagcattatttcccaaaaatgtaaacaagctTATGATGAATACATTCAGTTGCAAATATTGAAAGGCAAAGAAACAACTAATGAATacgtttttgcattttttttttatcttactagaacagttttgtttttttacatcatcatGCCACTTTGTTGGAAATATACTTTATATCCAGTAATGTGATTACAGcaagtaaagtaaataatatcaaataactCCCACAATGCACTTAGACTGGGTCTGACCCACTGTGACATTTGACCTTTTTCAGGATAACCTGTGGTAAATCAGAGACCCTGAGTTTAGAGCAGACAACAACAAATGGTAACGAACAGGCGGCGACGGAGGAAATGCCCCTCAACAAGGACGTCACTGTGAAACAAGGTCTGTTCACTTTACTGTGACATGGATTGATACATAGTAAAATGTAGCGGATTAAAATAATCCTACATCTTTGTTCTTTACTCGTCTTCATCAATCTCCTTGTTCTCCGCTCGTCTCTTTTAGAGAAGAGTTTCCGTGAGTGTTTGATGTCCAGGTTCTTCGTGTTGCAGCTGCTTTGGTTGTCGATTATGCAGCTCAGACATTACCTCTTCATCGGCACCCTCAATCCCATGTTGCAGCGTCTGACTGCCGGAGAGCCTTCACTGGGTAAACAAACACTACATCGTTTCTGCCTGTCTTAGTAAAGATGGACGTCTGTACAAGCTTTCATTATTAGGTCCATGAAGTTGCATTAATACTGACCAGTTAACCTCTAGAGGACGTGACTGAAGTAATATTATATGAGTAAGAAGCGTTTGTTGAGTATAGAAAGTACTTTTTGAGCTGTTTTTTGTCTCTAACCATCTTGTCCTATGGTGTGTCTTTGCAGTGAGCCAGTACATCAATGCCTTTGCTATAACTCAGCTGTGTGGCGTGCTGTGTGCTCCCTGGAACGGCCTCATCATGGACAGACACAAGGGAAAACCTCGTGCTCCAGGTAACATACTAATACTTATAAGGACTATTAATGAATCCAACAGGCCACAGCCATGGCAGACCTACTGTCAGTGTGTCCCAGGTGTGCTCTCAGGATCCAGCATATCAGTGGACTCTTTAATTTCTAAAGAGATGATAGATATTAATTGAAAAAGTCCCATTAATGTCTGTGGTGGATAAACAGTAATCCAGTTGCATTGGACACCAACCTCATGTTCCTTTTAGGGAACTTATACAAACAAAATTGTGCAAGAAAGAGACGTATTACTTAAAATGACTTACTTCTCAGATTTTTCatcatgaatgtatttttctttggaGGAATAggtgaatgttttcatttgtgtgtgtatctgtttgtAGGAGAGAGTGAACAGGAAGCAGACCTGCGGGCCTCGGTGCTTTCTCTCTTCCTGACAGCGCTGCAGTGTCTGTTGTTCTCAGTTTGTGCCTCCATCCCGTACCTGCCTCTCCAGTATCTAACCTTCGTCCTGCAGGTGCTCAACCGCTCCTTCCTCTACGGCGGCAACGCAGCCTTCATCAGTTTGGCGTGAGTATCAAAACGCACGCATACAAACAGCACACGTCTTTGTGGACTACACTTTGGTGTTCTTATACTGGCTGATAATGACAttccttggtgtgtgtgtgtgtgtgtgtgtgtgttttatgtgtgtgtgtgtgtgtgtgtgtgtgtgtgtgtgtgtgtgtgtgtgtgtgtgtgtgtgtgtgtgtgtgtgtgtgtgtgtgtgtgtgtgtgtgtgtgtgtgtgtgtgtgtgtgtgtgtgtgtgtgtgtgtgtgtgtgttgtagtttCCCATCGTGCCACTTTGGGAAGCTGTATGGT contains:
- the LOC129090112 gene encoding equilibrative nucleobase transporter 1-like; the encoded protein is MPGLGNSLSVRRLLTFATGLVECLCFAGAVFGWASLVFILKTDGYFSSQCVNTTYFNATQVLDCSGQDEQFSLVFTIASFMNNFLTLPNGFLFDMFGTTVARLFGIFLYTTGTLMVAFSTAASSNLLFPAVSLLAAGGILFLITNMQVGNLFGSRRSTIITLYNGAFDSSSALFLVIKLLHEAGVSLRSSFLFLSACSVIHLLRTFFLLPRKHIPYPVPDDFTYGITCGKSETLSLEQTTTNGNEQAATEEMPLNKDVTVKQEKSFRECLMSRFFVLQLLWLSIMQLRHYLFIGTLNPMLQRLTAGEPSLVSQYINAFAITQLCGVLCAPWNGLIMDRHKGKPRAPGESEQEADLRASVLSLFLTALQCLLFSVCASIPYLPLQYLTFVLQVLNRSFLYGGNAAFISLAFPSCHFGKLYGLVMALSAVISILQYPCFALVNGPLEGNPLYVNIGLTVLSLLAFIHPLSVFLHCRRLASQRASSTSS